One Hermetia illucens chromosome 4, iHerIll2.2.curated.20191125, whole genome shotgun sequence DNA segment encodes these proteins:
- the LOC119654439 gene encoding transcription factor Ken 1: MRQEARMLMLHYSKHGECILQEIGAAFRGEHPTDLHLVCEGKEILKAHKLVLAAASPLIRMLLEDAPVNEDITTIHFPDVEAAYFRSLLDFLYSGQTCVPANDVAQLHDLLSLLQIKPGDWRSTDHEKCDPGNLHHLSMHHDDGGSCRTDTNSTSDGGISEDDVRRRRRSKSSESSPSRVSVKRERLNENSSGGEEEGRIKDERDCDDDVNDDDEKNSILHNNINRLKEREREKKLIENGSDDEHDEKRYNDSPEHRIVERRRSSSSDPVNLSLGLRDRGEEDSNDGHIDVESIAPSRNKILDPLLDHLRTKRKILYHPPDPEILKPPLEHELLQNSPDNYVVTPHRKRRPGFHNSPTQNQPFVPYSPTYIEDLRAKHPSSSAPPTYFPDRSPRSPPPGCPGGIVQPADIFNHNSHNNNNSVRRRPPSADDRLHIPPSFAYPWGPAHSATVALTALPNPAGVLSSLTSSLSNSTDTNPLEMQPVQQPPSSRNSGSGGGGNSSSSAGSGNTPVREYRCEYCGKQFGMSWNLKTHLRVHTGEKPFACRLCVAMFKQKAHLLKHLCSVHRNVISTGGGDVASRYSCCFCSMYFESMQELVRHLSGHHNNLLLSKNLRD; the protein is encoded by the exons GAAGCTAGGATGCTGATGCTGCATTATAGTAAACACGGCGAGTGTATACTCCAGGAAATTGGCGCAGCATTTCGCGGCGAACATCCAACCGATTTGCATCTGGTCTGTGAAGGCAAAGAGATTCTGAAGGCGCACAAATTAGTGCTAGCCGCAGCTAGTCCTCTCATAAG AATGCTCTTGGAAGACGCGCCAGTAAATGAAGACATCACCACAATACATTTCCCTGATGTTGAAGCTGCTTACTTCCGATCATTGTTGGACTTCCTGTATTCGGGTCAAACATGTGTTCCGGCAAACGATGTTGCTCAGCTACACGATTTGTTATCTCTACTGCAAATAAAACCCGGCGACTGGAGATCAACGGATCATGAAAAATGCGATCCTGGAAACTTGCATCATCTTTCAATGCACCATGACGACGGTGGTTCGTGTCGGACAGATACAAATTCGACATCTGACGGTGGCATAAGCGAGGATGATGTTAGACGCCGAAGACGATCGAAAAGTTCAGAGTCATCTCCTTCAAGAGTTTCCGTGAAAAGGGAGCGCCTGAATGAAAACAGTAGTGGAGGAGAGGAAGAGGGAAGGATAAAAGACGAGCGAGattgtgatgatgatgtaaatGATGACGATGAGAAAAATTCAATATTACATAATAACATAAACAGGCTGAAAGAACGAGAAAGagaaaagaaattaattgaaaatggaAGCGACGATGAACATGATGAGAAAAGATATAACGACTCCCCTGAACACCGAATAGTGGAACGGCGGCGATCTTCATCATCAGACCCAGTGAACTTATCGTTAGGGCTTCGTGATCGAGGTGAGGAAGATTCAAATGATGGGCATATAGACGTAGAGTCGATAGCGCCGTCGCGGAATAAAATTCttgatccactgcttgaccatTTACGTACGAAACGAAAAATTTTATATCATCCACCTGATCCGGAAATCTTGAAGCCTCCATTAGAACATGAATTGTTGCAAAATTCACCCGACAACTATGTTGTAACGCCGCATAGAAAGCGACGTCCGGGTTTTCACAACTCACCCACTCAGAATCAGCCCTTCGTCCCTTACAGTCCAACCTATATTGAAGATCTACGAGCTAAGCACCCTTCGTCATCAGCTCCGCCCACATACTTCCCCGATCGTTCACCTCGATCACCGCCACCAGGTTGCCCTGGAGGTATTGTACAGCCCGCCGACATATTTAACCATAATAGCCACAATAACAATAACAGTGTTCGCCGCAGGCCGCCTAGTGCCGATGATCGCCTGCACATACCACCTTCTTTCGCATATCCTTGGGGACCTGCACATTCCGCAACAGTGGCTTTAACAGCGCTCCCGAATCCAGCGGGCGTTCTCAGCAGTCTCACATCATCCCTTAGCAATAGTACCGACACGAATCCGCTCGAAATGCAGCCAGTACAACAACCGCCCAGTTCTAGAAATAGTGGTAGCGGAGGAGGAGGTAATTCTTCATCATCAGCCGGAAGCGGTAATACACCTGTTCGGGAGTATCGCTGCGAATATTGTGGGAAGCAATTTGGAATGTCATGGAATCTTAAGACACATTTACGAGTCCATACAGGCGAGAAACCTTTCGCGTGTCGTTTGTGTGTCGCCATGTTCAAGCAGAAAGCTCACCTTCTCAAGCATTTGTGCTCTGTGCATCGAAATGTGATAAGTACGGGCGGTGGGGATGTGGCCAGTCGATATAGCTGTTGTTTTTGCTCCATGTATTTCGAATCGATGCAAGAATTGGTGCGACATTTGTCTGGACATCATAACAACCTGCTTTTGAGCAAAAATTTGCGGGACTGA